A genomic region of Dickeya solani IPO 2222 contains the following coding sequences:
- a CDS encoding NADP(H)-dependent aldo-keto reductase, producing MLYHRIPHSSLEVSTLGLGTMTFGEQNSEADAHAQLDLAVAAGVNLIDTAEIYPVPPRSETQGLTESYIGSWLKSRGGREKLIIASKVAGPVRGNDNSLRPQQALDRKNIRAALDDSLKRLNTDYIDLYQLHWPQRQINSFGKLSYQYTSEKPAVTLLETLEALNEQVRAGKIRYIGVSNETPWGVMRYLQLADKHDLPRIVSIQNPYSLLNRSFEVGLAEISQHEGVELLAYSPLAFGTLTGKYLNGAKPAGARNTLFSRFVRYSAPHTQQAIAEYVTLAQKHGLDPAQMALAFVRQQPFVASTLLGATTLEQLKTNLDSLDLTLGEDVLTELEAIHRRFTIPAP from the coding sequence ATGCTCTATCACCGTATTCCCCACAGCAGTCTGGAAGTCAGTACGCTGGGTCTGGGCACCATGACCTTTGGCGAACAAAACAGCGAAGCGGATGCCCACGCCCAGTTGGATCTCGCGGTTGCCGCCGGTGTTAACCTGATTGATACCGCGGAAATCTATCCGGTTCCGCCACGTTCGGAAACGCAGGGGCTGACGGAAAGCTATATCGGTTCCTGGCTGAAAAGCCGCGGCGGGCGCGAAAAGCTGATTATCGCCAGCAAAGTCGCCGGGCCGGTGCGCGGCAACGACAACAGCCTGCGTCCGCAGCAGGCGCTGGACCGCAAAAATATCCGCGCCGCGCTGGACGACAGCCTCAAGCGCCTGAACACCGACTATATCGATCTGTATCAGCTGCACTGGCCGCAGCGCCAGATCAACAGCTTCGGCAAACTGAGCTATCAGTACACCAGCGAAAAACCGGCCGTCACGCTGCTGGAAACATTGGAGGCGCTGAACGAACAGGTACGCGCCGGTAAAATTCGCTACATCGGCGTGTCGAACGAAACCCCGTGGGGCGTGATGCGCTATCTGCAACTGGCGGACAAGCACGACCTGCCGCGCATTGTCTCTATCCAGAATCCCTATAGCCTGCTGAATCGCAGCTTCGAGGTCGGTCTGGCGGAAATCAGCCAGCATGAAGGGGTGGAACTGCTGGCCTATTCGCCGCTGGCGTTTGGCACATTGACGGGCAAATACCTGAACGGCGCCAAACCGGCCGGCGCACGCAATACGCTGTTTAGCCGCTTTGTGCGTTACTCAGCGCCTCATACCCAGCAAGCCATCGCCGAATACGTGACGCTGGCGCAAAAACACGGACTGGATCCGGCGCAGATGGCGCTGGCGTTTGTGCGTCAGCAGCCGTTTGTCGCCAGCACCCTGCTCGGCGCCACCACGCTGGAACAATTAAAGACGAATCTGGACAGCCTTGACCTGACGCTCGGCGAAGACGTGCTGACGGAACTGGAAGCCATCCACCGTCGTTTTACCATTCCCGCGCCCTGA
- a CDS encoding prepilin peptidase-dependent protein, whose protein sequence is MLSKLTGKVAGGFTLPEVMLAMGMSSLIMLAVAQLLPLLRAQTQDSASLIRLEQLLSQTLFGIEKDLRRAGFCAGRCQGSALTLEAGATKQVSCLSVAYDVNRNGRWETEEQSEPEFFSYRLRAGALEVQTGGPRCQGNRWEKLLDPGEVTIARFEITKETSGAQPRYRVLLEGYWTTRPTRRQQVNSLVTGRNHAG, encoded by the coding sequence ATGCTGAGCAAGTTAACCGGGAAGGTTGCGGGTGGGTTTACCCTGCCGGAGGTGATGCTGGCGATGGGGATGAGCAGCCTGATCATGCTGGCGGTGGCGCAACTGCTACCGTTGTTGCGAGCCCAGACGCAGGATAGCGCCAGCCTGATCCGGCTGGAACAACTGCTTAGCCAGACCCTGTTCGGTATAGAAAAAGATCTTCGGCGCGCCGGATTTTGCGCCGGCCGCTGTCAGGGAAGCGCGCTGACGCTGGAAGCCGGAGCGACGAAACAGGTGAGTTGTCTGTCGGTGGCTTATGACGTTAACCGTAATGGTCGCTGGGAAACGGAGGAGCAGTCGGAGCCGGAGTTTTTCAGCTACCGTCTGCGCGCTGGCGCGCTGGAGGTACAAACGGGCGGCCCGCGTTGTCAGGGAAACCGTTGGGAGAAATTGCTGGATCCCGGCGAGGTGACCATCGCCCGTTTTGAGATCACGAAGGAGACGTCCGGTGCACAACCGCGTTATCGGGTATTGCTGGAAGGGTACTGGACCACGCGTCCGACACGGCGGCAGCAGGTCAATAGCCTGGTAACGGGGAGGAATCATGCAGGGTAG
- a CDS encoding prepilin peptidase-dependent protein, whose product MNRYNARQQGFSLLELIVVITIVALLTGGGLHSWLAYRHALLLEQHARHLLAFVTRIQASAYWHNQTESLWFKSVDGNWCIGNGAEPATCPPESAFVFTRAVRDAAIADITSQRLVFYGLRNAAQAGHLTLSNSAGRVRLVISARGRLRLCSESRPVQGIPLC is encoded by the coding sequence ATGAACAGATACAACGCACGGCAACAGGGTTTTTCCCTGCTGGAACTCATCGTGGTGATCACCATTGTGGCTTTGCTGACGGGCGGCGGCCTGCATAGCTGGCTGGCTTATCGCCATGCTCTTTTGCTGGAACAACATGCCCGGCACCTGCTGGCATTCGTGACGCGCATACAGGCCAGCGCCTACTGGCACAATCAGACCGAAAGCCTGTGGTTCAAATCGGTGGACGGCAACTGGTGTATTGGGAATGGCGCTGAACCTGCTACCTGTCCGCCGGAAAGCGCTTTCGTTTTTACCCGCGCGGTGCGGGACGCAGCGATCGCCGACATTACCAGCCAGCGGTTGGTGTTTTATGGCCTGCGTAATGCCGCACAGGCTGGGCATCTCACCCTGAGCAACTCGGCCGGGCGGGTCAGGCTGGTGATATCGGCACGAGGGCGCTTACGCCTTTGCAGCGAGTCCCGGCCGGTGCAGGGGATCCCGCTATGCTGA
- the rppH gene encoding RNA pyrophosphohydrolase — MIDDDGYRPNVGIVICNRQGQVLWARRYGQHSWQFPQGGINPGESAEQAMYRELFEEVGLRKKDVRILASTRSWLRYKLPKRLVRWDTKPVCIGQKQKWFLLQLMCNESDINMQSSGTPEFDGWRWVSYWYPVRQVVSFKRDVYRKVMKEFVVAVMQLQENSAIRISSGTRRKRG, encoded by the coding sequence GTGATCGACGATGATGGCTACCGCCCGAATGTTGGTATTGTAATTTGTAATCGGCAAGGGCAGGTATTGTGGGCCCGTCGTTACGGCCAGCACTCCTGGCAGTTTCCTCAAGGGGGCATCAACCCCGGAGAAAGCGCGGAACAAGCGATGTACCGCGAACTGTTCGAGGAGGTGGGGCTGCGGAAAAAGGATGTTCGTATCCTGGCTTCCACCCGAAGCTGGTTACGCTATAAATTGCCAAAACGTTTGGTGCGTTGGGATACAAAACCGGTCTGTATCGGCCAAAAGCAAAAATGGTTTCTGCTACAGTTAATGTGTAATGAATCAGACATCAACATGCAAAGCAGCGGCACCCCGGAATTCGACGGGTGGCGCTGGGTGAGCTACTGGTATCCGGTGCGCCAGGTGGTGTCGTTCAAACGTGACGTTTATCGAAAGGTGATGAAGGAGTTTGTCGTCGCCGTAATGCAGCTACAGGAGAATTCGGCTATCCGAATATCATCAGGAACCAGACGAAAACGAGGATAA
- the ptsP gene encoding phosphoenolpyruvate--protein phosphotransferase, translating into MLTRLREIIEKVAAAARLSDALDILVNETCLAMDTEVCSIYLADHDRQCYYLMATRGLKKPRGRTITLAFGQGVVGLVGERAEPINLADAQSHPSFKFIPAVREQHFRSFLGVPVIHRRQLLGVLVVQQREHRQFDKNEESFMVTLATQMAAILSLSQMKALFGQYRQTRIKAMAASSGVAIAPGWQDRSQPSLELVFPASSLDSDRERSRLLMAMEEAGSEFRRFSKRFSASAQKESAAIFDFYSHLLNDARLKRELFQEVDTGSVAEWAVKVVIERFAAQFASLQDPYLRDRSSDLRALGQRLLFHLDDNAQSNGQWPERFILVADELTATLLAEVPQERLAGVVAYDGAANSHAAILVRAMGIPTLMGADIQPELLHQRLLVLDGYRGELLVDPEPVLVQEYQRLLSEENELTRLAEDDMERPAVLKSGERVEVMLNAGLSAEHEKRFINQVDGVGLYRTEIPFMLQNGFPSEEEQMTQYEGMLRLYPSRPVLLRTLDIGADKQLPYLPISEENPCLGWRGIRVTLDQPEIFMIQVRAMLRANAHIGNLSILLPMINSLDEIDEAKQLIDRAAAEVAEMLGFPQPRPRIGIMIEVPSVLFLLPHLASRIDFVSVGTNDLTQYLLAVDRNNPHVGALYDSLHPSMLQALNMIISHCRQYQLPVSVCGEMAGEPMGALLLIGLGYRTLSMNGRSVARIKYLLRRIGEEETRQLTDKVLKAQTASEVRQWASIFIEERGLGGLIRGGR; encoded by the coding sequence ATGCTCACGCGACTGCGAGAAATTATTGAGAAGGTTGCGGCCGCAGCCCGGCTGAGTGATGCGTTGGACATTCTGGTGAATGAAACTTGTCTGGCGATGGATACCGAAGTCTGTTCCATCTATCTGGCCGATCACGATCGTCAATGTTATTACCTGATGGCGACGCGTGGGCTGAAAAAGCCGCGCGGTCGCACCATCACGCTGGCGTTCGGTCAGGGGGTTGTCGGCCTGGTCGGCGAACGGGCGGAACCCATCAATCTGGCGGATGCGCAAAGCCACCCCAGTTTCAAATTCATTCCTGCCGTGCGCGAACAGCACTTCCGCTCATTTCTGGGCGTGCCGGTGATCCATCGGCGTCAACTGCTGGGTGTGCTGGTTGTTCAGCAGCGCGAACACCGGCAGTTCGACAAAAACGAAGAATCGTTCATGGTGACGCTGGCTACCCAGATGGCGGCCATCCTGTCCCTGTCACAGATGAAAGCGCTGTTCGGGCAATACCGGCAGACTCGCATCAAGGCGATGGCGGCCTCTTCCGGCGTGGCGATCGCCCCCGGTTGGCAGGACCGCAGTCAGCCGTCGCTGGAGCTGGTGTTTCCGGCTTCCAGTCTGGATAGCGATCGCGAACGATCACGGCTGTTGATGGCGATGGAAGAGGCCGGGTCGGAGTTCCGCCGTTTCAGTAAGCGTTTCAGCGCCAGCGCGCAGAAAGAGAGCGCGGCGATCTTCGATTTCTATTCCCACCTGCTTAACGATGCCCGTCTCAAACGCGAATTGTTTCAGGAGGTGGATACAGGCAGCGTGGCCGAATGGGCGGTCAAAGTGGTGATCGAGCGGTTTGCCGCGCAATTCGCCAGTCTGCAGGATCCTTACCTGCGCGATCGTTCCAGCGACTTGCGGGCGTTGGGGCAACGTCTGCTGTTCCATCTTGATGACAATGCCCAGAGCAATGGTCAGTGGCCGGAGCGCTTCATTCTGGTGGCGGACGAGCTGACCGCCACGCTGTTGGCGGAGGTGCCGCAGGAACGTCTGGCCGGTGTGGTCGCCTATGACGGCGCCGCTAATTCCCACGCGGCCATTCTGGTGCGGGCGATGGGGATTCCCACGCTGATGGGCGCCGATATCCAACCCGAGCTGTTGCACCAGCGCCTGCTGGTGCTGGATGGTTATCGCGGCGAGTTGCTGGTGGACCCGGAACCGGTGCTGGTGCAGGAGTATCAGCGTCTGCTGAGTGAGGAAAACGAACTCACCCGGCTGGCGGAAGATGACATGGAACGCCCGGCGGTGCTGAAAAGCGGCGAGCGGGTGGAGGTGATGCTTAACGCCGGTCTGAGCGCCGAACATGAAAAGCGTTTTATCAATCAGGTAGACGGGGTAGGGCTGTATCGCACCGAAATTCCGTTCATGCTGCAAAACGGCTTCCCTTCGGAAGAGGAGCAGATGACGCAATATGAAGGCATGTTGCGGCTTTATCCGTCCCGTCCGGTACTGTTGCGTACGCTGGATATCGGCGCGGACAAGCAATTGCCTTATCTGCCCATCAGTGAAGAAAATCCTTGTCTGGGCTGGCGCGGCATCCGCGTCACGCTCGATCAGCCGGAAATTTTCATGATTCAGGTTCGCGCCATGCTGCGCGCCAATGCGCATATCGGCAATCTGAGCATTTTACTGCCGATGATCAACAGCCTGGATGAGATCGATGAGGCTAAACAGTTGATCGATCGCGCCGCAGCGGAAGTCGCGGAAATGCTCGGCTTCCCGCAGCCGCGGCCGCGCATCGGCATTATGATCGAGGTGCCGTCGGTATTGTTTCTGTTGCCGCATCTGGCGTCCCGCATCGATTTTGTCTCCGTCGGCACCAATGACCTGACCCAGTATCTGTTGGCGGTGGATCGTAATAATCCGCATGTCGGCGCCCTGTACGACAGCCTGCATCCGTCGATGCTGCAGGCGCTGAACATGATCATCAGCCATTGCCGACAATATCAGTTGCCGGTATCGGTGTGCGGCGAGATGGCTGGCGAGCCGATGGGCGCGCTGTTGCTGATCGGGCTGGGATACCGCACGCTAAGCATGAACGGGCGTAGCGTCGCCCGCATCAAATACCTGCTGCGCCGGATTGGCGAGGAGGAAACGCGCCAACTGACAGACAAAGTGCTCAAGGCACAAACCGCCAGCGAAGTGCGCCAGTGGGCGTCGATTTTTATCGAAGAGCGCGGGCTGGGCGGCCTGATTCGCGGCGGGCGTTGA
- the mutH gene encoding DNA mismatch repair endonuclease MutH, with product MQTPTPHQNPPDSEQALLLRAQALAGYSLAELARIAQLPLPANLKRDKGWIGVLLERFLGASAGSKPEQDFPDIGIELKTIPVDEQGRPLETTFVCVAPLTGNSGVTWESSHVRHKLTRVLWIPVEGSRPIPLGERRIGAPLLWSPSPEEERQLRQDWEELMDLIVLGKVESITARHGEVLQLRPKAANSRALTEAIGEHGQPILTLPRGFYLKKTFTTPLLARHFLL from the coding sequence ATGCAGACACCCACTCCCCACCAGAACCCGCCGGACAGTGAGCAGGCCCTGCTGCTGCGGGCGCAGGCGCTGGCCGGCTATTCGCTGGCGGAACTGGCTCGAATCGCCCAACTGCCGTTGCCTGCCAACCTTAAGCGAGACAAAGGGTGGATCGGCGTGCTGCTGGAGCGTTTTCTGGGTGCCAGCGCCGGCAGCAAACCGGAGCAGGACTTCCCCGATATCGGCATTGAGCTGAAAACCATCCCGGTGGATGAACAGGGACGGCCGCTGGAAACCACCTTTGTCTGCGTGGCGCCGCTAACCGGCAATAGCGGCGTGACCTGGGAAAGCAGCCATGTGCGCCACAAGCTGACCAGAGTACTGTGGATTCCGGTGGAAGGATCGCGCCCTATCCCGCTGGGGGAGCGCCGTATCGGCGCGCCGTTGTTATGGAGCCCCAGCCCGGAGGAAGAGCGTCAGTTAAGGCAGGACTGGGAAGAATTGATGGATTTGATCGTGCTGGGCAAAGTGGAAAGCATCACCGCTCGTCACGGCGAGGTGTTGCAGCTGCGCCCCAAGGCCGCCAACAGCCGGGCGCTGACCGAAGCGATTGGCGAACACGGGCAGCCGATTCTGACGCTGCCACGCGGTTTTTACCTGAAGAAAACCTTTACTACACCGTTACTGGCCCGGCATTTTCTGCTGTAA
- a CDS encoding TerC family protein — MFDWIADPNAWLALGTLTILEIVLGIDNIIFLSLVVAKLPKHQQNKARRIGLMGAMLMRLGLLASIAWVIRLTNPLFSVFGQEVSARDLILFLGGLFLIWKSSKEIHETIEGGAEDHTSQVHSFFGAIVQIMLLDIIFSLDSVITAVGLSDHLFIMMAAVVIAVGVMMFSARPIGEFVDRHPSVKMLALSFLILVGFTLILESVNIHVPKGYIYFAMFFSMSVEALNLMRGKKPAKKH; from the coding sequence ATGTTCGATTGGATCGCAGACCCCAACGCCTGGTTGGCGCTGGGAACACTCACCATACTGGAAATCGTGCTGGGCATAGACAACATCATCTTTTTGTCGCTGGTTGTCGCCAAGCTCCCCAAACATCAGCAGAATAAAGCCCGCCGTATCGGCCTGATGGGCGCCATGCTGATGCGCCTCGGCCTGCTGGCGTCCATCGCCTGGGTTATCAGACTCACCAATCCGCTGTTTAGCGTGTTCGGGCAGGAGGTTTCCGCCCGCGACCTGATTCTGTTCCTCGGCGGCCTGTTTCTGATCTGGAAATCCAGCAAGGAGATCCACGAAACCATTGAAGGCGGCGCGGAAGATCATACCTCGCAGGTGCATTCCTTCTTTGGCGCCATCGTGCAGATTATGCTGCTGGACATCATCTTCAGCCTCGATTCGGTGATTACCGCCGTGGGCCTGTCCGACCATCTGTTCATTATGATGGCGGCCGTAGTGATTGCCGTCGGCGTCATGATGTTTTCCGCCCGTCCCATCGGGGAATTTGTCGATCGCCACCCATCGGTGAAAATGCTGGCGCTGTCGTTCCTGATTCTGGTGGGCTTTACGCTGATTCTGGAAAGCGTCAACATTCACGTGCCGAAAGGCTACATCTATTTCGCCATGTTCTTCTCCATGTCAGTGGAGGCGCTGAACCTGATGCGCGGCAAGAAACCCGCCAAAAAACACTAA
- the thyA gene encoding thymidylate synthase has translation MKQYLELMKKVLEEGTPKDDRTGTGTLSIFGHQMRFNLQDGFPLVTTKRCHLRSIIHELLWFLNGDTNVGYLHDNKVTIWDEWADENGDLGPVYGKQWRAWGTADGRQVDQLQTVLKQLKQDPDSRRIIVSAWNVGELDKMALAPCHAFFQFYVANGKLSCQLYQRSCDIFLGLPFNIASYALLVHMMAQQCDLEVGDFVWTGGDTHLYNNHLEQTHLQLSREPRPLPRLVIKRRPASLFDYQFDDFEIEGYDPHPAIKAPVAV, from the coding sequence ATGAAACAGTATCTGGAACTGATGAAAAAGGTGCTCGAAGAAGGAACTCCCAAGGATGACCGCACGGGTACGGGGACGTTATCGATTTTCGGCCATCAGATGCGTTTCAACCTGCAGGATGGTTTTCCGCTGGTGACCACCAAACGTTGCCACCTGCGCTCCATCATCCATGAGCTGTTGTGGTTTCTGAACGGCGATACCAATGTCGGCTACTTGCATGACAACAAGGTCACCATTTGGGATGAATGGGCTGATGAAAATGGCGATCTGGGGCCGGTTTACGGCAAACAGTGGCGTGCCTGGGGAACGGCGGACGGCCGTCAGGTAGACCAGTTGCAGACGGTGCTGAAACAGCTGAAGCAGGACCCGGACTCCCGTCGCATCATCGTTTCCGCCTGGAATGTGGGCGAGCTGGACAAAATGGCGCTGGCGCCCTGCCACGCATTTTTCCAGTTTTATGTTGCGAACGGCAAACTGTCTTGCCAGTTGTACCAGCGCTCCTGCGACATTTTCCTCGGTCTGCCGTTCAATATTGCCAGCTATGCGCTGCTGGTGCATATGATGGCGCAGCAGTGTGACCTGGAGGTCGGCGATTTCGTCTGGACCGGCGGCGATACCCACCTCTACAACAACCACCTTGAGCAGACGCACCTGCAGCTTAGCCGCGAGCCGCGTCCTTTGCCGCGGCTGGTAATCAAACGCCGTCCTGCGTCGCTGTTTGATTACCAGTTTGACGATTTCGAGATCGAGGGGTATGACCCGCACCCTGCCATCAAGGCGCCGGTGGCGGTCTAA
- a CDS encoding YgdI/YgdR family lipoprotein: protein MRFRIKTAVALTFVVLLSGCASHYVIATKDGQMLLSKGKPTLDPATGLLSYTDEEGVKHQINNDNISQMIER, encoded by the coding sequence ATGCGATTTCGGATAAAAACCGCCGTTGCCCTGACTTTTGTCGTCCTGCTTTCCGGCTGCGCCAGCCACTATGTTATCGCCACCAAAGACGGCCAGATGCTGCTAAGCAAGGGGAAACCGACGCTGGATCCGGCTACCGGCCTGCTCAGTTATACTGATGAAGAAGGCGTGAAACACCAGATCAACAACGACAACATTTCCCAGATGATTGAACGCTAG
- the lgt gene encoding prolipoprotein diacylglyceryl transferase, with protein sequence MTTSYLVFPQFDPVIFSLGPVSLHWYGLMYLVGFVFAMWLAVRRANKPGSGWRKEEVENLLYFGFLGVFVGGRLGYVLFYALPAFLDNPLYLFRVWDGGMSFHGGLLGVITVMLWFAHRTKRHFFQVSDFMAPLIPFGLGAGRLGNFINGELWGRVSTDTPWAMLFPGSRGEDMALAAGNPQWQAIFNQYGVLPRHPSQLYELALEGVVLFIILNVFIRKARPMGSVSGLFLIGYGAFRIIVEFFRQPDAQLGLFGGVSMGQILSVPMVLAGILMMVWAYRRQSARQ encoded by the coding sequence ATGACGACGAGCTATCTGGTATTTCCCCAGTTTGATCCGGTAATTTTTTCGTTAGGGCCGGTTTCCCTGCACTGGTATGGATTGATGTATTTGGTCGGGTTTGTGTTTGCCATGTGGCTGGCGGTTCGCCGGGCGAACAAACCGGGTAGCGGATGGCGCAAGGAAGAGGTGGAAAACCTGCTCTATTTCGGATTCCTCGGCGTGTTTGTGGGTGGTCGTCTGGGTTATGTGTTGTTCTATGCTCTTCCTGCTTTTCTGGATAATCCGCTCTATCTGTTCCGCGTGTGGGATGGCGGCATGTCTTTCCACGGCGGCCTGCTTGGCGTCATCACGGTCATGCTGTGGTTTGCGCATCGCACCAAACGTCATTTCTTCCAGGTGTCTGATTTCATGGCTCCGCTGATTCCGTTTGGTCTGGGCGCCGGGCGTCTGGGTAACTTTATCAATGGCGAGCTGTGGGGCCGGGTTTCCACCGATACGCCGTGGGCGATGCTGTTCCCCGGTTCGCGCGGCGAAGACATGGCGCTGGCGGCCGGCAACCCGCAGTGGCAGGCGATCTTTAATCAATACGGCGTATTGCCTCGTCACCCGTCGCAGTTGTATGAACTGGCGTTGGAAGGGGTGGTGCTGTTTATCATTCTGAATGTATTCATTCGCAAAGCACGCCCGATGGGCAGCGTATCCGGCCTGTTCCTGATCGGCTACGGCGCCTTCCGCATCATTGTGGAATTCTTCCGCCAGCCGGATGCTCAACTGGGGCTGTTCGGCGGCGTCAGTATGGGGCAGATCCTGTCGGTACCGATGGTATTGGCCGGAATCCTGATGATGGTCTGGGCGTATCGCCGCCAGTCTGCCCGGCAGTGA